The following proteins are encoded in a genomic region of Glycine max cultivar Williams 82 chromosome 18, Glycine_max_v4.0, whole genome shotgun sequence:
- the LOC100799676 gene encoding trypsin inhibitor A codes for MKSSIPTTTTSTLLTLFLLSAFTSHLPSAGADAVTDRDGAAIRNGGTYHILPLFGVKNGGLELAATRNETCPLTVVQSRTAQIFRGLPVRISSPYRIAYISEGLILNLAFASSPSCAPTPPNWTVVKGLPEGQGVKLLGYGRSTVSGWFKIEKSSLEYLYKLVFCARASKACGEIGISVDDEGINRLVLTEEEGDGIIVEFMKASSVSA; via the coding sequence ATGAAGAGTTCAATTCCTACTACAACTACTTCCACCTTGCTCactctcttccttctctctgCCTTCACCTCACACCTCCCTTCAGCCGGAGCCGATGCCGTCACCGACAGAGACGGCGCCGCCATTCGAAACGGCGGCACATACCACATCCTACCCCTCTTCGGGGTAAAGAACGGCGGACTAGAACTCGCCGCCACCAGAAACGAAACCTGTCCACTCACCGTGGTGCAATCTCGCACTGCTCAGATTTTCAGGGGCCTCCCAGTAAGAATCTCATCCCCTTATCGAATCGCTTACATCTCCGAAGGCCTTATTCTGAACCTCGCCTTCGCTTCTTCGCCGTCGTGTGCCCCCACTCCTCCGAACTGGACCGTTGTTAAAGGTCTACCAGAAgggcaaggtgtgaaactactCGGGTACGGGAGGAGCACGGTGAGTGGCTGGTTTAAGATCGAGAAATCTTCCCTTGAATACTTGTACAAGCTTGTCTTCTGCGCACGTGCCAGCAAAGCGTGTGGGGAAATTGGGATCAGTGTTGATGATGAGGGAATCAACCGTTTGGTTCTGACTGAGGAGGAGGGTGATGGTATCATTGTTGAGTTTATGAAAGCTAGTTCAGTTTCTGCTTGA
- the LOC100800209 gene encoding uncharacterized protein, producing MDRSWMTRPRITEEYENGVEDFLQFAAENAPDFRGVYFCPCVKCLNGRRQSLDDIRTHLICDGICPTYTRWIWHGELSEMSSTPANVGVHEEVGDRIEDMLCDLGQEGFRQTHEPYFEKLDNDSKKPLYVGCTKYTRLSGVLALVNLKARFGWSDKSFNELLLLLKNMLPEDNTLPKNHYEAKKILCPVGMEYQKIHACPNDCILYRHEYAELRNCPTCGVSRYKVNSNDCGEDATTYKDRPSKVCWYLPVIPRFKRLFANAEDAKNLTWHADGRIKDGLLRHPADSPQWKTIDQLYPEFSQDPRNLRVALASDGMNPFGNLSCNHSSWPVLLMIYNLPPWLCIKRKYIMMSMMIAGPRQLGNDIDVYLAPLIEDLKKLWVEGVDVYDGNAHETFKLRALIFCTINDFPAYGNLSGYSVKGHHACPICEKDTSYIQLKHDKKTVYTRHRRFLKPFHPYRRMKKAFNGTSEIDSAPIPLSGVEVLDRVSNITIIYGKTQKKDGSANKIWKKRSIFFDLPYWCDLNVRHCLDVMHVEKNVCDSLVGTLLNIKGKTKDGLKYRQDLAEIGIRQQLHPVSKGLRTYLPPACHTMSTSEKKSFCHCLKNVKVPQGYSSNIKSLVSVTEMKLVGLKSHDCHVLMQQLLPVAIHGILPDKVRVAITRLCFFFNAICSKVIDPKQLDDLENEASIIVCQLEMYFPPAFFDIMVHLVVHLVREIRLCGPVYLRWMYPVERYMKVLKSYTKNQYRPEASIVERYVAEEAIEFCSDYIENASPVGLPQSRHESSHQGRGKQGFNVVTMDRQQLSQAHLYVLNNTAEVIPYIDAHKEYVIACHPTMNMMRVLQEHNKSFVNWFRKTIFASDNASKTLSLLAVGPNLNVLTWRGYDINNYSFYTKSQDDNSTVQNCGVTIDAHSEHFSSALDNHPIRASMPYYGLIKEIWELDYGEFRVPVFKCQWVNGNAGVRQDKMGFTLVDLQKIGYKDEPFILAAQARQVFYVEDPSDARWSVVLQGKTTGIPPDIDVSTLDVNDIPTFCTEMPSVNAENEEDDVFANRIDHDEGLWENIAT from the coding sequence ATGGATCGGAGTTGGATGACAAGACCACGCATAACTGAAGAGTACGAGAATGGGGTTGAAgatttcttgcaatttgctgCTGAAAATGCTCCAGACTTTCGTGGGGTATACTTCTGTCCATGTGTGAAATGTTTGAATGGTCGACGACAATCTTTGGATGACATTAGAACACATCTGATATGTGATGGTATCTGTCCTACTTATACAagatggatatggcatggtgagttATCAGAAATGTCATCAACCCCTGCAAATGTTGGAGTTCATGAAGAAGTTGGTGATCGTATAGAAGACATGCTATGCGATCTTGGACAAGAGGGTTTTAGGCAAACACACGAACCATATTTTGAAAAGTTAGATAATGATTCAAAGAAACCGTTGTATGTCGGATGCACTAAGTATACACGGTTGTCAGGGGTGTTAGCTTTGGTGAATTTGAAAGcaagatttgggtggagtgacaaaagcttcaacGAATTACTGTTGTTATTGAAGAATATGCTTCCTGAAGATAACACGCTACCGAAGAATCATTACGAGGCAAAGAAGATATTATGTCCTGTTGGAATGGAATATCAAAAAATACATGCTTGCCCTAACGATTGTATCTTGTATAGGCATGAGTATGCTGAACTGCGCAACTGCCCTACATGTGGCGTGTCACGCTACAAAGTGAATTCCAATGATTGCGGTGAAGATGCAACCACATACAAAGATCGTCCATCCAAGGTTTGTTGGTATCTTCCagtaataccaaggtttaagcgattgTTTGCTAATGCAGAAGACGCGAAAAACCTAACATGGCATGCTGATGGCAGGATCAAAGATGGATTGCTCCGTCATCCTGCTGATTCTCCTCAATGGAAAACAATTGATCAGTTGTATCCAGAGTTTAGCCAAGATCCTCGAAACCTAAGGGTTGCTCTCGCTtcggatggaatgaatccatttgGAAACTTGAGTTGCAATCATAGTTCGTGGCCTGTTTTGCTAATGATCTACAACctccctccttggttgtgcatcaaGCGGAAGTACATTATGATGTCTATGATGATAGCCGGTCCAAGACAactaggaaatgacattgatgtgtaTCTTgctcccttgattgaagacctaaaaaaattatgggTAGAAGgggttgatgtttatgatggGAATGCTCATGAGACCTTCAAGTTGCGTGCCTTgatattttgtaccattaatgactttccagcatatggtaATTTGAGTGGATATAGTGTGAAAGGCCACCACGCATGTCCCATATGTGAGAAAGACACAAGTTACATCCAATTAAAGCATGACAAAAAGACAGTGTATACAAGACACCGAAGATTTTTAAAACCCTTTCACCCATATAGGCGAATGAAGAAAGCCTTTAATGGGACATCTGAGATTGACAGTGCACCGATTCCTTTGTCAGGTGTTGAAGTTCTTGATCGGGTGAGCAACATTACCATTATCTATgggaagacacaaaaaaaggaTGGCTCTGCAAACAAaatttggaagaaaaggtccATCTTTTTTGATCTGCCTTACTGGTGCGATTTAAATGTGAGACATTGTTTAGATGTTATGCatgttgagaaaaatgtttgtgatagtTTGGTTGGGACATTGCTTAACATTAAAGGGAAGACAAAAGATGGTTTGAAATATCGTCAAGATCTAGCAGAAATTGGCATACGACAACAGTTGCATCCAGTGTCAAAAGGGCTTCGAACATATTTACCGCCAGCATGTCATACGATGTCAACGTCTGAGAAAAAAAGTTTCTGTCATTGTTTGAAAAATgttaaagtcccacaaggatactcttcaaatatcaagagccttgtaTCTGTGACTGAAATGAAGTTGGTTGGTttgaagtctcatgattgtcatgttTTAATGCAGCAATTGTTGCCTGTTGCCATTCATGGTATATTGCCTGACAAAGTAAGGGTTGCAATAACTagattgtgttttttcttcaatgccatctGTAGCAAAGTCATCGACCCGAAACAGTTGGATGATTTGGAAAATGAGGCTTCAATTATCGTttgtcagttggagatgtattttccaccAGCCTTTTTTGACATAATGGTTCACTTGGTTGTTCATTTGGTTCGAGAAATACGGTTGTGCGGGCCCGTGTATCTGCGGTGGATGTATCCGGTAGAGCGGTACATGAAGGTATTGAAAAGTTATACCAAGAATCAATATCGGCCAGAAGCAagcattgttgaaaggtacgtggcagaagaagctattgagttttgttctgACTACATTGAAAATGCTTCACCTGTTGGTCTTCCTCAAAGCCGTCACGAGTCTAGCCACCAAGGTAGGGGGAAACAAGGATTCAATGTTGTAACCATGGATCGCCAGCAACTGTCACAAGCGCATTTATATGTACTAAACAACACAGCTGAAGTTATACCATACATAGATGCTCACAAAGAATATGTTATAGCTTGTCACCCAACCATGAATATGATGCGTGTGTTGCAGGAGCACAATAAGAGTTTCGTCAATTGGTTTAGAAAAACAATATTTGCTAGCGACAACGCTTCTAAGACATTATCATTGTTAGCTGTTGGGCCTAATCTCAATGTCTTGACTTGGAGGGGGTATGATATCAACAATTATTCGTTCTACACAAAATCCCAGGATGATAATAGCACTGTGCAAAACTGTGGAGTAACGATTGATGCTCATTCGGAGCACTTTAGTAGTGCATTAGATAACCATCCTATTCGAGCGTCCATGCCTTATTATGGACTGATTAAGGAAATCTGGGAGCTTGATTATGGTGAATTTAGAGTGCCTGTTTTCAAGTGCCAATGGGTTAATGGAAATGCTGGTGTCCGACAAGACAAAATGGGTTTTACTTTGGTTGACCTTCAAAAGATTGGCTACAAGGACGAGCCATTCATCCTGGCAGCACAAGCAAGACAGGTGTTTTATGTTGAAGATCCCAGTGACGCAAGATGGTCAGTGGTTCTTCAGGGTAAAACAACTGGTATCCCTCCCGATATTGATGTTTCAACCCTTGATGTTAATGACATCCCGACGTTCTGCACAGAAATGCCTTCGGTAAATGCTGAAAATGAGGAGGATGATGTATTTGCAAATCGTATCgatcatgatgaaggtttaTGGGAAAATATTGCTACTTGA
- the LOC102668435 gene encoding uncharacterized protein yields the protein MKEEYEGSEKIKGMQALNLIRELEMQRMKDSETIKDYADKLLGIANKIRLLGTEILDSRIVQKILVTIPEKYEATLTSLENSKDLSIITLAELLTALQALEQRRLMRQEGTTEGSLVAKSLDKKKEGQVRKFQPQKW from the coding sequence ATGAAGGAAGAGTACGAAGGCAGTGAGAAAATCAAAGGAATGCAAGCTTTGAATCTGATTCGAGAACTTGAGATGCAGAGGATGAAAGATTCGGAGACAATCAAAGATTATGCGGACAAGCTTCTCGGCATTGCAAACAAAATACGTCTTCTTGGCACTGAAATTCTTGACTCTCGAATTGTTCAAAAAATACTTGTAACAATTCCAGAAAAATATGAAGCCACATTGACTTCCTTGGAGAACTCAAAAGATCTTTCTATTATCACCTTGGCAGAGCTTTTGACCGCACTTCAGGCTCTGGAACAAAGAAGACTCATGAGACAAGAAGGTACTACTGAAGGGTCTTTGGTAGCTAAATCAttggacaaaaaaaaagaagggcaAGTCAGGAAGTTTCAACCACAAAAATGGTAG